The following are from one region of the Pirellulales bacterium genome:
- a CDS encoding nucleotidyltransferase family protein, whose amino-acid sequence MPVNIAAIILAAGRSQRMGTQKLLLPWAKQTVIGHIADQIIAAGINKIVAVVGADRDAVTDALAGRDLILVENPNPDGDMLSSIRCGLQALSPECSAALIALGDQPGIQADFVSQLLRFYGDSNGAIVAPIAAGKRGHPVILPSRYFAEVLEHFDGVGLQGLLQVHSHDVRLLAVSNASELADMDYPQDYERFRRDLKG is encoded by the coding sequence ATGCCTGTGAACATCGCTGCTATCATTTTGGCGGCTGGTCGCTCGCAGCGGATGGGAACGCAGAAGCTGCTTTTGCCGTGGGCGAAGCAAACCGTGATTGGCCATATTGCCGACCAAATTATTGCCGCCGGCATCAACAAAATTGTTGCGGTAGTCGGTGCAGATCGCGACGCCGTGACAGACGCTCTGGCCGGGAGAGACCTTATTTTGGTCGAAAATCCAAATCCCGATGGCGACATGCTTAGTTCTATCCGTTGCGGACTGCAAGCACTGTCCCCCGAGTGCAGCGCCGCCTTGATTGCCTTAGGCGACCAACCTGGAATTCAAGCTGATTTCGTTTCCCAACTACTTCGGTTCTATGGTGATTCGAACGGCGCCATCGTTGCGCCCATAGCTGCTGGCAAGCGCGGTCATCCGGTAATTTTGCCGTCGCGATATTTTGCCGAAGTGCTAGAACACTTCGACGGTGTCGGATTACAAGGATTACTTCAAGTGCATTCCCATGACGTTCGGCTTCTCGCCGTTTCTAATGCGTCTGAGCTAGCAGATATGGACTACCCACAAGATTACGAGCGATTTCGTCGCGACTTGAAGGGTTAA